CCTGCCCTATCCCACGCGGTTCCGGCTCGCTTTGCTGGGCGCCAAGATCGGCCGCCCGTTCCGCGGGTTGCTGCCCGATGCGCGGCTGCGCGCGATGCTCGACATGGCGCCGAAACATATCCCACCCGTCAGCCGCAACGACGATCCGCAGAGCTTTGCACCGGCTGGCGCGCGCAAGAAACGCGTCGCCCTGATGACCGGCTGCGCGCAAAAAGCGCTGAACACCGATATCAACGACGCCACCATTCGCCTGCTGACCCGGCTGGGTTGCGAGGTCGTGGTGGCCGAGGGGGCGGGATGCTGCGGAGCGCTGACCCATCACATGGGGCGAACCGATGAAAGCCACGCGACGGCGGCCAAAAACATTCGCGCCTGGGTGCGCGAGATGGATGGCGCCGGGCTGGACGCGATCGTGATCAATACCAGCGGCTGCGGCACCACCGTCAAGGATTACGGCCACATGTTCCGCAACGAGCCGCTGGCAGACGAGGCCGCCCGCGTGTCGTCCATCGCGATGGACATAAGCGAGCTGTTGATTAAGCTCGACCTGCCCGAAGGCACCGACAAGGGGCTGACCGTGGCCTATCACGCCGCCTGCTCGCTGCAACACGGGCAAAAGATCAAGACCTATCCCAAGGACCTGCTGAAACGCGCGGGGTTCAAGGTGGTCGAACCTGCCGACAGCCATCTATGCTGCGGCTCGGCCGGGACCTATAACCTGATGCAGCCCGAGATCTCGGGCAAACTCAAGGCGCGCAAGATCCGCACGCTTGAGGCCAAGAAACCCGACCTGATCGCGGCAGGCAATATCGGCTGTATGATGCAGATCGGGTCAGGCACCGAACTGCCGATCATGCACACGGTGGAACTGTTGGATTGGGCCACGGGCGGACCGCAGCCACCGGCGATGACCGCGCCAGGCAAGCGCGCGCCCGAGGTGCCGATCCTGCGTTAAAGCATTTCCAGGAAAAGTGGGTACCGGTTTTCCTCCCGCAGATGCCCGGTGTCAAACAGTCAGAGCGGTTTCTGCCGCGACGCAATCGCCGCCCCGGCCAGCAAGAGGCCGGCGGCGACCAGCAGGCTGATACCGATATCGCCGACCAGATCGCCGACCAGCCCCGCGCCATAGGGGCCCAAGGTCTGGGCCACGGCAAACACCACCGTGAACAGGCTGATCGCGCGGCCCCAGCTTTCGGGCGGCAGGTTCTGGCGCGCGAAATTGGTCACCGCGCCCGGCGCCATGAAGACCGACAGGCCAAAGACCACCGCAGACAGCAGCAGGGCCGGACCATTGGGCAACACCACCGGCAGCGCCGATCCAACCGCGATACCGGTCAGGATCATCGCCAGCGGCAGACCCGAGGCATAGCGCGCCAGCACCGGCCGCCACACCAGCGGCGAAACCGAAATACATAGCCCCAGGATCACCCAGACCAGCGCGATGAAGGGCGCGCTGGCCGCCTGCTCGGTCATCCAGGCCGACAGAAAGGTCAGATAGACGATGTAGCCCAGACCGAAACCGGCATAACCCGCCAGTTCCGGCAGCATCCGGCGCAGCGGCAGTGGGGCATGCCCCGCCTGCGACTGGACAGGGGCGCGCTGTTGCACCGCCGCCCACAGGGCCAGCGGCAGGAAGGTCAGGCTGGCGCCGCCGATCAGATACCAGGCCAGCGGCCAGGCTGCCGGTCCATAGGCCTCCAGAAACAGCGGCAGCGCGGCACCGGCCAGCACAATGCCCAAGCCCCCGCCCGACCCGAACAGGATCGCGATGGCGAGCGCGTTGCGCCGCGGATCGTTGCGAAACAGGCCAGCAGTCAGCGTTCCGGCGGTGGAAAAGGACATCGCGCCAAAGAACCCGGCCAGAATGCGCCACGACGTTTGCCACCACAGTTCGGCATTGGCACCGGTCGCCAGCAGCGCCAGCGTGGTGGCAATCAACCCGGTGATGAACAGGCGCACCGGACCGACACGCCGGATCGCCATCATGGTCAGCACCGCACCCGCGATATAGCCCAGCGCGTTGGCGGTGTTCAGCCAGCCCGCCTGGGCATAGTTCCATTGCATCTCCGATTTCATCGCCGGCAGCAGCAGGCCATAGGCGAAACGGGCAAACCCGTTGGTCACTGTCACCCCGAGCGCCAGCCCCGCCAGCACCAGCCATGACCGGGTTGCCGACAATGTCATCGCGTGACCGATAGATGCAGAGACATGTCGCAACCCTCGTGATGTCGCTGGCGTCAGGCCAGGCGCAAACCTTGCGCGACCCTGCCAAGCCTGACCCTTTGGCGCAAGCGGCAGCTTGCGCATATCCGCCAAGAAGCCCCGACCACGCCCCATTTTCGCCCTATGCGCCCCCTATCCCGAAGCGCAACCACAAGAAGCGGAGGTCCGCGTGCGCACATCCATTCTGGCATTTGTTCTTGCCGCCGTATCGACCATCGCCGGCGCGCAGGACAGCGGGCTGACCAGCCTCGAGACCACCGATGCCGGGCGCAGCTGGCTGGCGGTCGGGCGGCTGGATATCGACGGCACAGGTTTTTGCACCGGTGCCCTGATCGCGCCCGATCTGGTGCTGACCGCCGCGCATTGCCTCTATGACAAGACAACCGGACAGCGGATCGACCCGGCCCGGATCGAGTTTCTGGCCGGTTGGCGACGCGGGCGAGCCTCGGCCTATCGCCGGGTTGCACGCGCGGTGCATCATCCCGACTATCTTTACGAAGGCGCCGTAACCGCCGAGCGGGTGCGCAACGATCTGGCGCTGTTGAAACTCAGCCAGCCGATCCGCAACACCACCGTTGTCCCGTTCGAGACCGGCAATCGCCCGATGCGCGGTGATGCGGTTCAGGTCGTATCCTATGCCCATGACCGGGCCGAAGCGCCCTCGCTGCAAGAGGCCTGCGCCGTCATGGCCCGTCAGCAGGGCGTGCTGGTGATGTCCTGTGATGTGGATTTCGGCGCTTCTGGCTCGCCCGTCTTCAGCCTGTCGGACAGCACGCCGCGCATCGTCTCGGTGGTCTCGGCCAAGGCCGAGGTCGATGGCGCGCGGGTGGCGCTTGGGACTTCGCTGGACGACACCCTGACCTTTCTGATGGGAGAGCTGGACAGCCATAAACGCGCCGAGATCCCGACCGTTCCGCGCGTCAACCGCCTGTCGGCCAGCGGCCAGGGCAGCGCCTCGGGTGCCAAGTTCGTGCGCCCATGAAAGGTCTGATCGCCCTTGCCCTTGCGGCGCTGCTGGTCACCCCGGCTCTGGCACAAAACAGCGGGCTGCGCCGCCTGACGGACCGCGACGACCTGTTCGGATGGGAAGCGGTCGGGCGGCTGGACATTGCCGAGCAGGGCTTTTGCACCGGCACTCTGATCGCCCCCGATCTGGTTCTGACTGCTGCCCATTGCGCCTTTGACGGGCGCACCGGTGCGCATTACCGCGCGGGCGAAATCACCTTTCGCGCCGGGTTCCGCGATGGCACCTCGGTGGCCGACCGCCGGGTCGTGC
The window above is part of the Ruegeria pomeroyi DSS-3 genome. Proteins encoded here:
- the glcF gene encoding glycolate oxidase subunit GlcF, with protein sequence MQTNFTAEQLTDPGIQRANEILRSCVHCGFCTATCPTYQVLGDELDSPRGRIYLIKDMLENSRIPDAKTVKHIDRCLSCLACMTTCPSGVHYMHLVDHAREYIEQNYRRPFSDRALRWILSRILPYPTRFRLALLGAKIGRPFRGLLPDARLRAMLDMAPKHIPPVSRNDDPQSFAPAGARKKRVALMTGCAQKALNTDINDATIRLLTRLGCEVVVAEGAGCCGALTHHMGRTDESHATAAKNIRAWVREMDGAGLDAIVINTSGCGTTVKDYGHMFRNEPLADEAARVSSIAMDISELLIKLDLPEGTDKGLTVAYHAACSLQHGQKIKTYPKDLLKRAGFKVVEPADSHLCCGSAGTYNLMQPEISGKLKARKIRTLEAKKPDLIAAGNIGCMMQIGSGTELPIMHTVELLDWATGGPQPPAMTAPGKRAPEVPILR
- a CDS encoding YbfB/YjiJ family MFS transporter, coding for MTLSATRSWLVLAGLALGVTVTNGFARFAYGLLLPAMKSEMQWNYAQAGWLNTANALGYIAGAVLTMMAIRRVGPVRLFITGLIATTLALLATGANAELWWQTSWRILAGFFGAMSFSTAGTLTAGLFRNDPRRNALAIAILFGSGGGLGIVLAGAALPLFLEAYGPAAWPLAWYLIGGASLTFLPLALWAAVQQRAPVQSQAGHAPLPLRRMLPELAGYAGFGLGYIVYLTFLSAWMTEQAASAPFIALVWVILGLCISVSPLVWRPVLARYASGLPLAMILTGIAVGSALPVVLPNGPALLLSAVVFGLSVFMAPGAVTNFARQNLPPESWGRAISLFTVVFAVAQTLGPYGAGLVGDLVGDIGISLLVAAGLLLAGAAIASRQKPL
- a CDS encoding trypsin-like serine peptidase, which translates into the protein MRTSILAFVLAAVSTIAGAQDSGLTSLETTDAGRSWLAVGRLDIDGTGFCTGALIAPDLVLTAAHCLYDKTTGQRIDPARIEFLAGWRRGRASAYRRVARAVHHPDYLYEGAVTAERVRNDLALLKLSQPIRNTTVVPFETGNRPMRGDAVQVVSYAHDRAEAPSLQEACAVMARQQGVLVMSCDVDFGASGSPVFSLSDSTPRIVSVVSAKAEVDGARVALGTSLDDTLTFLMGELDSHKRAEIPTVPRVNRLSASGQGSASGAKFVRP